One window from the genome of Pseudomonas fluorescens encodes:
- the aroC gene encoding chorismate synthase, whose amino-acid sequence MSGNTYGKLFTVTTAGESHGPALVAIVDGCPPGLEISLDDLQRDLDRRKPGTSRHTTQRQEADEVEILSGVFEGRTTGCAIGLLIRNTDQKSKDYSAIKDLFRPAHADYTYHHKYGERDYRGGGRSSARETAMRVAAGAIAKKYLASQGIVIRGYMSQLGPIEIPFKTWDSVEQNAFFCPDPDKVPELEAYMDQLRRDQDSVGAKITVVAEGVMPGLGEPIFDRLDAELAHALMSINAVKGVEIGAGFACVAQRGTEHRDELTPDGFLSNNAGGILGGISSGQPIVAHLALKPTSSITTPGRSIDIHGNPVDVITKGRHDPCVGIRATPIAEAMMAIVLMDHLLRHRGQNADVRVSTPVLGQL is encoded by the coding sequence ATGTCCGGCAATACCTACGGCAAGCTGTTCACTGTCACCACCGCGGGCGAAAGCCATGGCCCGGCGTTGGTCGCCATTGTCGACGGCTGCCCGCCGGGGCTGGAGATTTCCCTAGACGACCTGCAGCGTGACCTGGACCGCCGCAAGCCCGGTACCAGCCGCCACACCACGCAGCGCCAGGAAGCCGATGAAGTCGAAATCCTGTCCGGGGTGTTCGAAGGGCGCACCACCGGCTGCGCCATTGGCTTGCTGATCCGCAACACCGACCAGAAGTCCAAGGACTACTCGGCCATCAAGGACCTGTTCCGCCCGGCCCACGCCGACTACACCTACCACCACAAATACGGCGAGCGCGACTACCGCGGCGGCGGCCGCAGCTCGGCCCGGGAAACCGCCATGCGCGTGGCGGCCGGTGCGATCGCCAAGAAATACCTGGCCAGCCAGGGCATCGTCATCCGTGGCTACATGAGCCAGTTGGGGCCCATCGAAATCCCGTTCAAGACCTGGGATTCGGTAGAGCAGAACGCTTTCTTCTGCCCCGACCCGGACAAGGTGCCGGAGCTCGAGGCCTACATGGACCAACTGCGCCGGGATCAGGATTCGGTCGGTGCGAAGATCACCGTGGTCGCCGAAGGGGTGATGCCGGGCCTGGGCGAGCCGATTTTCGACCGCCTCGACGCCGAGCTGGCCCACGCGCTGATGAGTATCAATGCGGTGAAAGGCGTGGAGATCGGCGCCGGTTTCGCCTGTGTCGCCCAGCGTGGCACCGAGCACCGTGACGAACTGACTCCGGACGGTTTCCTCAGCAACAATGCCGGCGGTATCCTCGGCGGCATTTCCTCGGGCCAGCCGATCGTGGCGCACCTGGCCTTGAAACCGACGTCCAGCATCACCACGCCGGGACGCTCCATCGACATCCATGGCAACCCTGTCGATGTGATCACCAAGGGCCGTCATGACCCGTGCGTCGGCATCCGGGCCACGCCCATCGCCGAGGCGATGATGGCCATCGTGCTGATGGATCACCTGCTGCGTCATCGCGGCCAGAACGCCGACGTCCGCGTCAGCACCCCGGTGCTGGGGCAACTTTGA
- a CDS encoding MFS transporter produces the protein MAALPYWRLSSFYLFYFALLGSTAPFLALYFDHLGFNAARIGELVAIPMLMRCVAPNIWGWLGDYTGRRLAIVRFGAICTLLTFSLIFIDKSYAWLAMVMALHAFFWHAVLPQFEVITLAHLSGQASRYSQVRLWGSIGFIITVVVLGRLFEWLSLDIYPVALVLIMAGIVLASFWVPNAQPLQGPRVAGEGFLRQLRNPGVLAFYTCVGLMQVSHGPYYTFLTLHLERLGYSRGLIGLLWAVGVVAEVLVFLLMSRILARFSVRRVLLASFLLAALRWLLLGSLAEFLWVLLFAQVLHAATFGSFHAAAIHFVQRSFGPRQQGQGQALYAALAGTGGALGALYSGYSWNALGASWTFSLASLAAFAAAVIIATRMQEDRP, from the coding sequence ATGGCGGCACTGCCGTACTGGCGGCTCTCCAGCTTCTACCTGTTCTATTTCGCCCTGCTCGGTTCGACGGCGCCGTTCCTGGCGCTGTATTTCGATCACCTGGGCTTCAACGCGGCGCGCATCGGTGAGTTGGTGGCGATCCCGATGTTGATGCGCTGCGTGGCGCCGAACATCTGGGGCTGGCTGGGGGATTACACCGGCCGACGCCTGGCGATCGTGCGGTTCGGCGCGATCTGCACGCTGCTGACCTTCTCGCTGATCTTCATCGATAAAAGCTATGCCTGGCTGGCGATGGTCATGGCGCTGCATGCGTTCTTCTGGCACGCGGTGTTGCCGCAGTTCGAAGTCATCACCCTGGCCCATTTGAGCGGGCAGGCCTCGCGCTACAGCCAGGTCCGCCTGTGGGGCTCCATCGGTTTCATCATCACCGTGGTCGTGCTCGGTCGCTTGTTCGAATGGCTGAGCCTGGACATCTACCCGGTGGCGCTGGTGTTGATCATGGCCGGCATCGTCCTTGCCAGCTTCTGGGTGCCCAACGCCCAGCCATTGCAGGGGCCACGAGTCGCGGGGGAGGGCTTCCTGCGGCAACTGCGCAACCCTGGCGTGCTGGCGTTCTACACCTGCGTGGGCCTGATGCAGGTGAGCCACGGGCCGTATTACACCTTCCTGACGTTGCACCTCGAACGCCTGGGCTACAGTCGTGGCTTGATCGGGCTGCTCTGGGCGGTCGGTGTGGTGGCGGAAGTGTTGGTCTTCCTGCTGATGAGCCGGATCCTGGCGCGGTTTTCCGTGCGCCGGGTACTGCTGGCGAGTTTCCTGTTGGCGGCGTTGCGCTGGCTGTTGCTGGGCTCGCTGGCCGAGTTCCTCTGGGTGTTGTTGTTCGCCCAGGTGCTGCATGCGGCGACCTTCGGCAGCTTTCACGCCGCGGCCATCCATTTCGTGCAACGCAGCTTCGGTCCTCGCCAGCAAGGCCAGGGGCAGGCGCTGTATGCCGCGCTGGCCGGTACGGGCGGGGCTTTGGGCGCGTTGTACTCCGGCTACAGCTGGAACGCCCTGGGCGCCAGTTGGACGTTCAGCCTCGCCAGCCTCGCCGCCTTCGCGGCAGCCGTTATCATTGCGACACGCATGCAAGAGGACCGGCCATGA
- a CDS encoding 1,2-dihydroxy-3-keto-5-methylthiopentene dioxygenase, with protein sequence MSSLSVYHVSSPDIPNKVLTHFEDIAATLAEQGVRFDRWEAAANIQPGAREEDIIAAYQAQIDALMTERGYVAVDVVSVSSDHTEQVEPQAEWLDEYRHGQDEVRFFVSGRGLFNLHLGDYVYAVLCERNDLITVPAGTPHWFDKGERPHFVSIRLSGDSQGVAAEFTGDDIARRFPRLED encoded by the coding sequence ATGAGCAGCCTGTCCGTTTATCACGTCTCGAGCCCTGACATTCCGAACAAGGTGTTGACCCATTTCGAGGACATTGCCGCGACCCTGGCGGAACAAGGTGTTCGCTTCGATCGCTGGGAAGCGGCGGCGAACATTCAGCCGGGGGCCCGTGAGGAGGACATCATCGCGGCTTACCAGGCTCAGATCGATGCGTTGATGACTGAGCGCGGTTACGTTGCGGTCGATGTGGTCAGCGTGAGCAGCGATCACACCGAACAGGTCGAGCCGCAGGCCGAGTGGCTTGATGAATATCGCCATGGCCAGGACGAGGTACGATTTTTCGTCAGCGGTCGGGGGTTGTTTAACCTGCACCTTGGCGATTATGTCTATGCGGTGCTGTGTGAAAGGAACGATTTGATAACGGTGCCTGCCGGTACGCCGCATTGGTTTGACAAGGGGGAGCGGCCGCATTTTGTTTCGATCCGTTTGTCTGGTGATTCCCAGGGGGTGGCTGCTGAGTTCACCGGCGATGATATCGCTCGCCGGTTTCCTCGCCTGGAAGACTGA
- a CDS encoding DUF3509 domain-containing protein yields MNMIQEKFASLFSNYEVTTQPRPDGGILLTLRNSDGKLFKRTISYAQLHAGDQLSWAISAIRRDLAEQASELPQITLLQSQHRFALPTYHSA; encoded by the coding sequence ATGAACATGATTCAAGAAAAGTTTGCATCCCTGTTTTCCAACTACGAAGTGACCACCCAGCCCCGCCCGGATGGCGGCATTCTGCTGACCTTGCGCAATAGCGACGGCAAGCTGTTCAAACGCACGATTTCCTACGCTCAATTGCACGCGGGGGATCAGTTGTCCTGGGCGATCAGCGCGATCCGTCGCGACTTGGCCGAACAAGCCAGCGAGTTGCCCCAGATCACGCTGCTGCAGAGTCAGCATCGGTTTGCGCTGCCGACTTACCATAGCGCTTGA
- a CDS encoding long-chain-acyl-CoA synthetase, whose protein sequence is MSRTPSDAITWGMMLRKLPAIARAVPRIVKGRKLANVLDPTQPCGLGWCFEQATRRNPQGPALLCGDTVLSYAQVNGQANRIAHYLLAQGIGKGDCVAIFVENRPQLLISVLAMAKVGAVSAMLNTSQTGDALVHSLALVNPIAVLVGDERVAAFNDVRARTALPSDRTWWLADQDGVDVPSGFVDLMAGCEAYPDDNPACSREVFCNDPCFYLYTSGTTGLPKAGVFRHGRWMRTSTSFGLIALDMQPDDVVYCTLPLYHATGLCVCWGAAICGASGFAIRRKFSASQFWSDVRRYRATTLGYVGELCRYLVDQPVVADDRHHGAKKMIGNGLRPGAWSAFKTRFGIDHICELYAASDGNIGFTNILNFDNTVGFSLMGWELVQYDHASGLPLRNLQGRMQKVPKGQPGLLLARIDEKAPLDGYTEQALTERTICRDVFVPGDRYFNTGDLLRNIGFGHGQFVDRLGDTYRWKGENVSTTEVENVLLQHPQVAEAVAYGVEINGTNGRAGMAAITPAESLATLDFSELLQFLQCKLPAYAVPLFLRIKVKMDTTGTFKYQKTRLKAEGFDPCVAGDEPVYAWLPGTDTYVRVDRQLAVRIQGGQLRY, encoded by the coding sequence ATGAGTCGTACACCCAGCGACGCCATTACCTGGGGCATGATGCTGCGCAAGCTGCCAGCCATCGCCAGAGCCGTTCCCCGGATCGTCAAGGGCAGGAAGCTGGCCAATGTCCTGGACCCGACCCAACCTTGTGGCCTGGGCTGGTGTTTCGAACAGGCCACCCGACGCAATCCCCAGGGCCCGGCGCTGCTGTGTGGCGATACGGTGTTGAGTTATGCACAGGTCAACGGGCAGGCCAATCGCATCGCCCATTACCTGTTGGCCCAAGGCATCGGCAAGGGCGACTGTGTGGCGATATTCGTCGAGAACCGGCCGCAGTTGCTGATCAGCGTGCTGGCGATGGCCAAGGTCGGCGCGGTCAGTGCCATGCTCAACACCTCGCAAACCGGCGATGCGCTGGTGCACAGCCTGGCCCTGGTCAACCCGATCGCGGTGCTGGTCGGGGATGAGCGGGTCGCGGCGTTCAACGATGTGCGAGCGCGCACCGCACTGCCGAGCGACAGGACCTGGTGGCTGGCGGATCAGGATGGCGTCGATGTGCCGTCTGGTTTCGTCGACCTGATGGCCGGTTGCGAGGCTTACCCGGACGATAACCCGGCGTGCAGCCGGGAGGTTTTCTGCAACGATCCGTGTTTTTACCTCTACACCTCGGGCACCACCGGGCTGCCCAAGGCCGGGGTGTTTCGCCATGGTCGCTGGATGCGCACCTCCACCAGCTTCGGCCTGATCGCCCTGGACATGCAGCCCGACGATGTCGTCTATTGCACCTTGCCGCTGTACCACGCCACCGGCCTGTGCGTGTGTTGGGGGGCGGCGATTTGTGGCGCGTCAGGGTTTGCGATTCGACGCAAGTTCAGCGCCAGCCAGTTCTGGAGCGACGTACGCCGTTACCGGGCGACCACACTGGGGTATGTCGGTGAGTTGTGCCGCTACCTGGTCGACCAACCCGTCGTTGCCGATGACCGCCACCACGGTGCGAAGAAAATGATCGGCAACGGCCTGCGGCCCGGGGCCTGGTCGGCCTTCAAGACGCGTTTCGGCATCGATCACATCTGCGAGCTGTATGCGGCCAGCGACGGCAATATCGGTTTCACCAACATCCTGAATTTCGACAACACCGTCGGGTTCTCCCTGATGGGCTGGGAATTGGTGCAGTACGACCATGCCAGCGGCCTGCCGTTGCGCAACCTGCAAGGTCGCATGCAAAAAGTGCCCAAGGGCCAACCGGGCCTGCTGTTGGCGCGGATCGACGAGAAGGCGCCACTGGACGGCTACACCGAGCAAGCCTTGACCGAAAGAACCATCTGCCGGGATGTCTTCGTGCCCGGCGACCGTTATTTCAACACCGGAGACCTGCTGCGCAACATCGGCTTCGGGCATGGGCAGTTCGTCGATCGCCTCGGCGACACCTATCGCTGGAAAGGCGAAAACGTCTCCACCACGGAAGTCGAAAACGTCTTGCTGCAACACCCGCAGGTGGCTGAGGCGGTGGCTTATGGCGTGGAGATCAATGGCACCAATGGCCGTGCCGGCATGGCGGCGATCACCCCGGCCGAATCCCTGGCGACCCTGGACTTCAGCGAGCTGCTGCAATTCTTGCAATGCAAGTTGCCCGCCTATGCCGTGCCGCTGTTCCTGCGCATCAAGGTGAAGATGGACACCACCGGCACCTTCAAGTACCAGAAGACGCGCCTCAAGGCTGAAGGGTTCGACCCGTGCGTCGCTGGGGATGAGCCGGTCTATGCCTGGTTGCCGGGTACCGATACGTACGTGCGGGTGGACCGGCAACTCGCGGTGCGGATCCAGGGCGGACAATTGCGTTATTGA
- a CDS encoding ankyrin repeat domain-containing protein → MSDTSRQMTPEEAAEFAEQVFNVARQGDAAMMAALLSKGLPPNLRNHKGDTLLMLAAYHGHVETVKVLLEHKADPEIRNDNGQSPIAGAAFKGDLAVVSALVDGGAQVEGASFDGRTALMMAAMFNRVEIVDYLIGKGADPKAKDANGVSALDAARTMGAVDTTAQLEKMLG, encoded by the coding sequence ATGTCCGATACAAGCCGCCAGATGACCCCGGAAGAGGCTGCCGAGTTTGCCGAGCAGGTGTTCAACGTCGCACGCCAGGGCGACGCGGCCATGATGGCCGCGCTCCTGAGCAAGGGCCTGCCGCCCAACCTGCGCAATCACAAGGGCGACACCCTGTTGATGCTGGCCGCTTACCACGGGCATGTGGAAACGGTGAAAGTGCTGCTGGAGCACAAGGCCGATCCGGAAATCCGCAACGACAACGGCCAGAGCCCGATTGCCGGCGCGGCGTTCAAGGGCGACCTGGCAGTGGTCTCGGCGTTGGTGGACGGCGGCGCGCAAGTGGAAGGCGCGTCCTTCGATGGCCGTACCGCCTTGATGATGGCGGCGATGTTCAACCGGGTGGAAATCGTCGACTACCTGATCGGCAAAGGCGCCGACCCGAAAGCCAAGGACGCCAACGGCGTCTCGGCCCTCGATGCCGCCAGGACCATGGGCGCGGTAGACACCACGGCGCAGTTGGAAAAGATGTTGGGCTGA
- a CDS encoding PLDc N-terminal domain-containing protein: protein MGSTFNGLVGLIILALDIWAIINVLKSGAETGMKILWVLLILLLPVLGLIIWAIAGPRGNVRI, encoded by the coding sequence ATGGGTTCCACCTTCAACGGCCTGGTCGGCCTGATTATCCTGGCGCTCGATATCTGGGCGATCATCAATGTACTCAAGAGTGGCGCGGAAACCGGGATGAAAATTCTCTGGGTGCTGCTGATCCTGCTGCTGCCGGTCCTGGGCCTGATCATCTGGGCGATTGCCGGGCCGCGTGGCAACGTGCGGATTTGA
- a CDS encoding MFS transporter, with translation MSAHSPTSPGSTLTRGMVLLFAFCCGAIVANIYYAQPIIELIAPDVGLSSTMASLIVSLTQIGYALGLFFLVPLGDLLENRRLMILTTLVAIASLLGAAFTDQPNVFLLVSLLVGFSSVSVQVLIPLAAHLAPEESRGRVVGGIMGGLLLGILLARPVSSVVADHFGWRAMFIIAAALMAAISIVLALTVPKRQPDHSASYGQLLGSLGTLLRQQPLLRQRAFYQACMFATFSLFWTAVPLELSRNHGLSQTEIALFALVGAIGAIAAPIAGRLADAGHTRNASLLAMLFASLSFLPAFIQPLYSVIGLAVTGVVLDFCVQMNMVLGQRTIYALDAKSRSRLNALYMTSIFVGGAFGSSIASAVYEHGGWLWVVIVGSAFPLLALLRFLSASHKPSLATA, from the coding sequence ATGAGTGCTCATTCACCCACCTCGCCCGGCAGCACCCTGACCCGCGGCATGGTCCTGCTCTTCGCCTTCTGCTGCGGCGCCATTGTCGCCAACATCTACTACGCCCAACCCATCATCGAACTGATCGCACCCGATGTCGGCCTGAGCAGCACCATGGCCAGCCTGATCGTCTCGCTGACCCAGATCGGTTATGCCCTGGGCCTGTTTTTCCTGGTGCCGTTGGGTGACTTGCTGGAAAACCGTCGGTTGATGATTCTCACCACGCTGGTGGCGATTGCCAGCCTGTTGGGGGCGGCGTTCACTGACCAGCCGAATGTGTTCCTGCTGGTCTCGTTGCTGGTGGGATTCAGTTCGGTGTCGGTGCAAGTCCTGATTCCGCTGGCCGCGCACCTGGCACCAGAGGAATCCCGGGGGCGGGTCGTCGGTGGGATCATGGGCGGCCTGCTGCTCGGGATCCTGCTGGCGCGGCCGGTCTCCAGCGTCGTGGCCGATCACTTTGGCTGGCGGGCCATGTTCATCATCGCTGCCGCGTTGATGGCCGCGATCAGCATCGTCCTGGCGCTGACCGTGCCCAAGCGCCAGCCCGACCACAGCGCCTCTTATGGTCAACTGCTGGGTTCGCTCGGCACCCTGCTGCGCCAACAACCGCTGTTGCGCCAACGGGCGTTCTACCAAGCCTGCATGTTCGCCACGTTCAGCCTGTTCTGGACCGCCGTGCCGCTGGAACTGTCACGCAACCACGGCCTGTCCCAGACTGAAATCGCCCTGTTCGCCCTGGTCGGCGCCATCGGTGCCATCGCCGCGCCCATCGCCGGTCGCCTGGCGGATGCCGGCCATACCCGCAACGCCTCGCTGCTGGCGATGCTGTTCGCCAGCCTGAGTTTCCTGCCGGCGTTCATCCAACCGCTCTACAGCGTGATCGGCCTGGCGGTGACCGGCGTGGTCCTGGACTTCTGCGTGCAGATGAACATGGTCCTGGGCCAGCGCACCATCTACGCCCTCGACGCCAAGAGTCGCAGCCGGCTGAATGCGCTGTACATGACCAGCATCTTCGTCGGCGGCGCCTTCGGCTCATCGATTGCCAGTGCGGTGTACGAGCACGGCGGCTGGTTGTGGGTGGTGATCGTCGGCAGCGCCTTTCCGCTGTTGGCCTTGCTGCGCTTCTTGAGTGCCTCGCACAAGCCGTCCCTGGCCACGGCCTGA
- a CDS encoding sulfate ABC transporter substrate-binding protein: protein MKNFFGASLLAVGLTFGSLAHAAPTLLNVSYDVMRDFYKDYNTAFQKHWQAEHNENITVQMSFGGSSKQARSVIDGLPADVITMNMATDINALADNGKLVPENWVTRLPNNSAPFTSATVFIVRKGNPKALKDWPDLLKDGVQVIVPNPKTSGNGRYTYLSAWGYVLKNGGDENKAKAFVGKLFKQAPVLDTGGRAATTTFMTNQIGDVLVTFENEAEMIAREFGRDQFEVIYPSVSAEAEPPVSVVDKVVEKKGSREAAEAYLKYLWSPEGQEIAAANYLRPRDPAVLAKYTDRFPKVDFLSVEKTFGDWRTVQKTHFNDGGIFDQIYSGQ, encoded by the coding sequence GTGAAGAACTTCTTTGGCGCCTCCCTTCTCGCCGTTGGCCTGACCTTCGGCAGCCTGGCCCACGCCGCCCCGACCCTGCTTAACGTTTCCTACGACGTCATGCGCGACTTCTACAAGGACTACAACACAGCCTTCCAGAAGCACTGGCAGGCCGAGCACAACGAAAACATCACCGTGCAAATGTCGTTCGGCGGCTCCAGCAAGCAGGCGCGCTCGGTGATCGACGGGCTGCCGGCGGATGTCATCACCATGAACATGGCCACCGACATCAACGCCCTGGCGGACAATGGCAAACTGGTGCCCGAGAACTGGGTCACCCGCCTGCCGAACAACAGCGCGCCGTTCACCTCGGCCACGGTATTCATCGTGCGCAAAGGCAACCCGAAAGCACTGAAGGACTGGCCCGACCTGCTCAAGGACGGTGTGCAGGTGATCGTGCCCAACCCGAAAACCTCCGGCAACGGTCGCTACACCTACCTGTCGGCCTGGGGTTATGTGCTGAAAAATGGCGGTGACGAGAACAAGGCCAAGGCCTTCGTCGGCAAACTGTTCAAGCAGGCGCCGGTCCTGGACACTGGCGGTCGCGCCGCGACGACCACCTTCATGACCAACCAGATCGGTGACGTGCTGGTGACCTTTGAAAACGAGGCGGAAATGATCGCCCGCGAGTTCGGCCGCGATCAGTTCGAAGTGATCTACCCAAGCGTTTCCGCCGAAGCCGAGCCACCGGTGAGCGTGGTCGACAAAGTCGTCGAGAAGAAAGGCTCCCGCGAAGCGGCAGAGGCCTACCTCAAGTACCTGTGGTCGCCCGAAGGCCAGGAAATCGCCGCCGCCAACTACCTGCGCCCACGGGACCCGGCAGTACTGGCCAAATACACCGACCGCTTCCCGAAAGTGGACTTCCTGTCCGTGGAAAAAACCTTCGGCGACTGGCGCACGGTGCAGAAGACTCACTTCAATGATGGCGGGATTTTCGACCAGATCTATAGCGGCCAGTAA
- a CDS encoding ion transporter has translation MQSSDNWRERLYVIIFQTDTVAGRRFDSTLLLIILASLVIVMLDSIDSVHKHYAALLAAIEWGFTFIFIVEYGLRLYCSPKPLRYAFSFYGLVDLLAIVPGILALYYSDAQYLLIIRIIRMLRIFRVLKLSPYLKQANYLMAALRGSKQKIIVFLVSVSTLVTVFGTLMYVIEGPEHGFTSIPKGIYWAIVTLTTVGFGDIVPKTPLGQVVSSLVMITGYSIIAVPTGIFTAELATAMRGDQLKHDCPVCSKNNHEHGAAFCSRCGNALFKKLE, from the coding sequence ATGCAAAGCAGCGACAACTGGCGTGAACGCCTCTACGTGATCATTTTCCAGACCGACACCGTGGCCGGCCGGCGCTTCGACAGCACCCTGCTGTTGATCATCCTCGCCAGCCTGGTGATCGTGATGCTCGACAGCATCGACAGCGTGCACAAGCACTATGCGGCCCTGCTGGCGGCTATCGAGTGGGGCTTCACGTTCATCTTCATCGTCGAATACGGCCTGCGCCTGTACTGCTCGCCCAAGCCGCTGCGCTATGCCTTCAGTTTCTACGGCCTGGTGGATCTTCTGGCGATCGTGCCGGGGATCCTGGCGCTGTACTACAGCGATGCCCAATACCTGTTGATCATTCGGATCATCCGCATGCTGCGGATTTTCCGCGTGCTCAAGCTCAGCCCTTACCTCAAGCAAGCCAACTACCTGATGGCGGCGCTGCGCGGGAGCAAGCAGAAAATCATCGTGTTCCTGGTCAGCGTCTCGACCCTGGTGACCGTCTTCGGCACGCTGATGTACGTCATCGAAGGCCCCGAGCACGGTTTCACCAGCATCCCCAAGGGTATCTATTGGGCTATCGTGACACTGACCACCGTAGGCTTCGGCGACATCGTGCCCAAGACACCCCTGGGCCAAGTGGTGTCGTCCCTGGTGATGATCACCGGTTACTCGATCATCGCCGTGCCAACGGGTATTTTCACGGCTGAACTGGCCACGGCCATGCGCGGTGACCAGCTCAAGCACGATTGCCCGGTGTGCAGCAAAAACAACCACGAACACGGCGCCGCTTTCTGCTCCCGTTGTGGCAATGCACTGTTTAAGAAATTGGAATAA
- a CDS encoding urea transporter translates to MPNTHCPDWATALLNGFSQVFLQRHPLCGLLCLLAILLTAPALFGGALLGGVAGLLTAQRRGYPKADRQAGLFSYNGILLGLLLSLALPWSVLLPPLIIAAGGLSAILTQQWLKRTRGPRCLPAYTAPFVGLAWLLMGFTLPQPAATSIEMTLPNLLAAHLSGLGQVMFLGHPAAGALIAAGLLLANRRAGAWALFASAVGLAFTLSQHENASALSGLGGYNPVLVALALSQQRRPWLPLMGIVLAIMLTPGFNALGLPPLTAPFILACWLIQATGRAWRQASLDIAPCAVRGNPPRLR, encoded by the coding sequence ATGCCCAACACCCACTGCCCCGACTGGGCCACCGCCCTGCTCAACGGCTTCAGCCAAGTCTTTCTCCAGCGCCATCCGCTGTGCGGCCTGCTGTGCCTGTTGGCGATTCTGCTCACGGCGCCCGCCCTGTTCGGCGGCGCGTTGCTCGGCGGTGTGGCCGGGTTGTTGACGGCCCAGCGACGCGGTTACCCCAAGGCCGACCGGCAAGCCGGACTGTTCAGCTACAACGGCATCCTGCTGGGCTTGCTGCTGAGCCTGGCGTTGCCCTGGTCCGTCCTGTTGCCACCGTTGATCATCGCCGCAGGTGGCCTCAGCGCGATACTGACCCAGCAATGGCTCAAGCGCACCCGAGGCCCTCGCTGCCTGCCCGCCTACACCGCGCCCTTTGTCGGGCTGGCCTGGCTGCTGATGGGTTTCACCTTGCCGCAGCCCGCCGCCACCTCGATTGAAATGACCCTGCCCAACCTGCTGGCCGCTCATTTGAGCGGACTGGGCCAGGTCATGTTTCTCGGCCATCCAGCGGCTGGCGCGCTGATCGCCGCCGGGCTGCTGCTGGCCAACCGGCGCGCCGGTGCTTGGGCATTGTTCGCTTCCGCGGTCGGCCTGGCCTTCACCCTCTCGCAGCATGAAAACGCATCCGCCCTGTCCGGGCTGGGCGGCTATAACCCGGTGTTGGTGGCGCTGGCCCTCAGCCAACAGCGCCGCCCATGGCTGCCGCTGATGGGCATCGTCCTGGCAATCATGCTCACGCCAGGCTTTAACGCCCTCGGCCTGCCGCCCCTGACAGCGCCGTTCATCCTCGCCTGCTGGCTGATCCAGGCCACCGGCCGGGCGTGGCGCCAGGCCAGCCTCGACATCGCGCCTTGCGCTGTACGGGGCAATCCCCCTAGGCTTCGCTGA